The nucleotide sequence ATCTGCTTAAGTTTATCCAAAGTAGACCACTCtccactctcctctcctctttcatttctctgtctTTGCTTTTCATCTGGAATCTATGGCTACCTCCATTTTTGGTGTTCCAGTGCTTCCCACCCTTCCAAGGACAAACAAGGAAAGGAGCCTTCTGTGATTCTTAAGTTCCAACTATTCTATTCCTCTAGATTTCAAATAGCAATTAATCTGTACCTTTCCTCTGTACTTACCGCACTCCTATTCATCATAATTACTTGTATATGCCTTTTCCTTCCTTGAGAGCAGTCACTTTGTTATATCTACATTATATACCTTGTATTGTGCAAATGACCTTggatatagtaagcatttaagttCTTTGAATCTTGGAGTAAGCCGATCTAATTATAGGgagtaattatttttgtttttaaaagcataattaatttttccctttatgtTATCTGAAATCATAAGAATGTGCAAAAATCATTTAGATAATAATGATTCTGATaaagatttttcaaaattctAAATTAAGAAAAGTTTCTTAGAGTTGTCTTCAAATTCTTCTAAATCTTTGGATATAGAAATGGGTCTCTATTTCAAAgttaatttgtaatttttgtgATTAAAAACAGTCATATAAACTAATCAATGTCTTCCATAGTCAATCTATATTgcctttttttcaaatgagggaTGGGGAGAATTATATCTAAAGAGAAAGCTAAAAATCTTTTGCCTAATCTGAAAGGTAGATAGAGTTCTCTTTAAAAGGACTAACTTTGCTAGTTCCAGCCTTACATCAGGTCCTCATTTTTCAACTTCAAAGCCAGAGAACACACTTCTAATTTCAGAGCCACATTTCTAATGTGAAAATTCAAGCTTTGATGCTAGTAATTTAATGAACATTACTCAAGTCAACTATTTTTACATATGCTTGGCAAAGAAacctagaaaaacattttttacagatggggtTTTGAATCAtagtcaataatttcattaaaagtgCTCTTAAATatccattcttttttaatatggTTGATGATCCTTCTCAGGAAAGCAGTTTAGTGGAACGTATGGCCTTTGCTAATCACTGTCATCTGTCACTGCTATCAAACAATCAAGACTGAACTTTAATAAGACCATTAGAAGCAACTgttagaaatgatttttaaatatgaaaatcaaaataGCCTTATTTCCAAAAGTGCTATGGAAGAATTTGCTGTTATGTCAGTGTTGCCAAAtcaccaaaaacaaagaaagcctCTTCTGAGATCTGGCAGCAACATACTATAAAAAGTTAAATTAGGTGTACAGTCAGAATGTAAGGTAATTGTGtctaaatatatgtaaatatattcattCTGAACTAGGCAGTTTGATATTTGAGATGCATATTACCAAACTGACATCAAATGAAgacactttaaaaaatggaaaagaaaaaatatcccaAAAGATAAGATTTCTCACAAGGAAGACTGTCTTCctcaaagaaaaggaataagtggcatgtgatatatattataattGTAGAAACAGAAGGAATTTTAGACATCCATGGATATAAGTGGCCCTGACTTCACCAGTCaagctttttctttaaaattctttttatggttCAATTTCCCTTCCTGCTAACTGATAAGAGAGTCTTACATAAAAGAATACCTGTGACATAATATGAATTTGGCACTAGAAAAAACATCTGTTGATAATATATTAACTGAAAGAAACTCATAAAAGCAACAGCTTCTTCTTGGTCATTAAGAGGACAGCAGTTTATTCAGACATTTCTAGGAACTTAATGTAAACAATTTCTCCACAGTATCTTTTCTATCCATCTCCTACTGCTAATATAGATCCTCTTGCCATCTGTCTAGAGGACTGCAGTAGCTTCCTAATAGCTTTTCCTACCTACAGTCTCCCTTAACAATCCACTCTTCTCATTAAAGGCTAGATGCATTTTCCTTATCCATCCAGTGCTATGTCTCCTTTACTCAAACTATTCAAACTCTCAAATTGGTTAATCTGACATTCAAGGGCCTTATTTATCCTTATATATCCATCCTTATTTCATCCTACCTGTCTCTATATTATTCATACTCCATTCAAAATTATTAGAGCCattctttctctgtgcctttgcttATATGCTATTCCAAATTCTGGAAAGGTTTTATTCTCCCCTTTCTCAAGGCCATTTGTTGAATTCCTATCTATCCTTTAAAGTCCAACTAAAGTGTTTCCCACTGGTCTCATGAAgccttttatttccttccatcaATAATGACTTTTtgtggggcatctgggtggctctgcggattgagagccagacttagaaacaggaggaactgggttcaaatctgaccttagacacttcctagctttgtgaccctgggcatgttacttaacccccactgcctagcccttactgctcttctgccttggaaccaatacacagtattcattctaagacaaaaggtaaggttttaataaaataatgaccTTTCTCTATCTTATACATCATAaagatgtttgtttttaaactttactcATCTACTCATCAAGAACTGTTTTGCATTATTCTTCTCCGTGTAGTATAGTATAAATAAGAAGATTCAAGACTTGGGGTCCAAGTCCTGCTGTTTTCTacctctaggccttagtttcctcgtctataaaaagGAGGGGAATGGAAAAGTACTCTTTATAGGCCCTTCTGGCTAAGAATCTTATGATCCTATTGGCGTATCATATGCCTTTATTTAACTGAAAGCTTTGCAAGTGAAGGGACTATCTTATCTAAACTTGGTTTCTCTTAGTTTTATAAGTAAGGTGTTCTttacatagtaagggcttaataataaatgtttgttcaattaaatataattcaaTTCTTGCATGAGAATCATTTCTGGCAGAAAAGAGTTACAGATCTTGAGAATTATAAACATTAAATCGACCTATCATCTGTTCTGAAATCTATTTACAAAAATTGGCTATTTCAAGACTCCCATATTTACTAATGTAAATTTcacatattatatacacatatgaataaaTTGCATTTATGAACCGTGGGCAAAGGATAGTGGTTGTTCAACCTCTTGGACTTTCACCTCTTAATAATAAAGAGTGACAATGGTACAATATAATAACACTGTTTTAGAAGGTAGGAAAAGGTGATGGTATGTTCTACTTAGTGCTGATTTCATGTGGCTATTTTCAATACAACATATGATTTCAGGACAAGTTTTGAATTACAAAAAAGCTCAAAATCAGATCTAGAATAAATAGCAAGCAAGCTACCATGGAGAACAAAGATTTGAAGTCTTTGGGTTTTGATAAGTACTCCATCATCAAAGAATTAACTTTGTTTAACAGCATAGCACAGACTGTATATTagaatatatatgcacacatgcatatatatatattcttatgtaTGTTAAAGCCACATAAAAGTCCTATAAACATAAATATGCTATTCTTCCAGAGGCTCTAAGGGTTCTGGTATAAAATTTTGAAAGCTTGCCTACATAATTTAATAATGCCTACTGTCTTTTCTTAGAGCTATAAAATGACTCGGATGTCTATTGTACTctctttccttgtttttgtttttcattacatTGAACATAATACAGGTAGAGGGCACTATGATACTAAAAGAATCATAAGACTTAAAGTCAGAAGAACTAAGTTTGTGTCCTAGATCTGACACATACTGGATTTCTGATTGTAAGTGGCTAAGGGCAGGCCACTCTAcgtctctaagcttcagttttcttatgtgtaaaattggaataatattcATATTACTGACCTTTCATAggatagtggtttttttttaaacccttgtacttcggtgtattttctcataggtggaagattggtaagggtgggcaatgggggtcaagtgacttgcccagggtcacacagctgggaagtggctgaggccgggtttgaacctaggacctcctgtctctaggcctgactctcactccactgagctacccagctgcccccctataggATAGTTTTGAGGAAAGTACTTCAATAATAAAGCTTCACAAGTGCTTTCACAGAAAAACACTATagagttgttgttattattattcatactATGTCTACTTAAATGGAAGATATTAAACTGCCtctatgaagacttcccctgaaaaaaataaaataaaattgcaaagcacttaactctTAGGAAATGCTTATTCTCTGATATGTATATAGTTTCTATTCCTCTATTAAAAGCCTTTTCTGATGCTGAAATGTAGTGTGGAGGTGGTCCTGAGTTTTCAAAGGGTATATCAGCAGAGCAAAAGCTCTAGGAAGTCCTACtaagaatgaggctgatgacagACTGTGTCTGCTGCCTAAGAAACCAGCACAGCTAAATGCAAAAGGACTCATCAACAGAAGGCTGGTCACAAAAAGATAATGTTTTCAACTATGGTAACTTGTGaagattaaaaaagtaaaagagttGTTGTAAATAAAGGAAGTACCCTTTATGATGAAACCACGAATACATTAAATACCGTGTTCATAAGACAACTATgcttaaaaaaccaaaccatcaGACCCCCATCCTCTATAAGAGTATGTCTGTAGAATTAAATAGTTGCTGTTAATATTCACTCTGGCTAAAAGGACAGTTTTTAAAGGAATTGGGATCCCCTGAAAAGATTTCTCCCCAGTAAGCAGAAAAGCAAGACAGTCTTTGCTTAGTTCCAATTCCCCATCTTTCCTGAAAATGAGGATTCCTTAAAACCATTTTCTCAAAATGAACATTAATGGTATTATTTAACTAGCAAAAGACTAGAAGCATTTCCAAAAAAGAATTAGCTGCTGTTGTAGTCAATTGATTCCATCTAATcatgcctaaaaaaaaaaaaaaaagcttcaaataAATGCTTTTAGTTCATTTTAACTCTCTAGTCTTAGACAATATCTTCTTTCTCTCAGTCTTTTGTCTTTCCCCTGATGTGTCAGTAGATAAGGTCTCAAACATCTTTGgataaaatgagtagaacaaaTATCATTTCTGATAAGATTTTAACAACACATTTGTTCAGCTTGTCAACACGAGCAAAACTGTAGCCACAACGATTATCTCATGAAAGATAATTATTTCTTAgcttattaaatacattttattgtaaCAGGAAAATCTGGCTGAATTCAAACATTCACAGTGTGGGTGcacatgtgcacatacacactcacacacatatcaAACCCTGTAAATTAAATCATATCTCTACACAATGGTTCTTTACAGAGTTGTGAAGCAGGGCACAGAGCTGAGGCTAGCTCAGTTTTCCATCAACCTCATGATTTGATTGCACAATTATTGCATGGCTCATtgcaaatttttaaagtttaatgttCAAGGGTTCACATTATTCAGCCTGTGGAGAGCTCTTATTCAGGGAAAAGAGGCATAAAATCTGCCACTCTCCCACCCTGGCCCAACTGACAATGTTGAAACTTGTAGTAAAGTTATACTTTGGCAAACATAATGATTCCTAGAATTCACTGTCACAGTCAGACATTCCCTGGCCATAGACACAATTTACACACCTAACACAAATAGGAAGTAAACGTACAATAAAGCCGCACAAAATGAAGAATCTTCCTTGATGTTGAAGCTACCCTGTATCCAGATACAGTCATGCCAGCTGCAGAAAGAGGCATCATTTGTTTGAGAACCAGAATAATTTCATTGACATTTCAGAAACTGTAttagatttttttgttcattgttttaaCTCTTATGGCCCTAAAACACTGCTCAGAAAAATCTTCTTTCAAACACAGatggtttttctttttagttttgttcTTATTCACTTGATGTGATTTTTGTTCCGAATTTCCTAATTGACTAAGAAATACTTGGAAAGAAAAACATCCAGGAACACAGACATGCTGAAAGCCATTTCAGACATGGCATCCATTAGAGAGTCCTTTGCTTTTAGAAGGACAAGGGTCCTTGGCTGTTGTTGGCCTTACACAGGAGGCACACACAGCCCCAGAAAGCCTCTTCAGCCCTTTTTGGAAAACGCTATTGGAGAGACTATAAATGACACAGTTGCAGAAACTGTTACTAATGGCAAGCCAGGTCGTCAAGAAGGATGCGGTGCGGTTGCTGAAACCAGCTGAGCTCTCTAGCAAGAAGTAAATGATATATGGCAGCCAGAGGATATAGAAGACACTGGTGATGCGGAACAGGACCATGGCATAGCGCTTATCTGGGCAGGATTGTACCTCCCCAGCTTCTCCACTCTGGCTACTGAAACGTGCCCGCCTTTCACTAATTTCCTTGGTATGTTGCTGGCAGATGCGGAAAATGTTGAAGTAGGTAAAGCACACAATGAAAGCTGCAGGGGCATAGAGCATCATCACAATGAAGAAGGTGAAGTAAGGGTCAGTGGACCAGGATTCAGCACACCACTGAAACACATCTCCATGATATCCAGGTTTACCCCAGTggaagaaggaaggcaggaaaaccAAGGTAGAATAGAGCCAAATAACCAAAATACAAATTCGGAGTCTCCAGGGTGTGACTAATGTATTATAGGTCAAAGGTTTGGTGATTGCTATGTACCTGTCAATACTGATGCAGGCCAGAGAAGCCATAGACACACTCTTCAGCACTGATACCACATAGCCAAAGATTTGGCAGGTTAAAGATTCCTCCAATGGAAGGGGATAATGGAGTAATGATAGGGAAGGAACTAGGCAGCTCACTCCCACCAAGAGGTCAGCATATGCCATAGTCTGGATAAAATAACTTGTAGTGTGGTGGTTTAATAAAGGTgcacaatgaaaaacaaaaatcacaatgATGTTGCCTGAAATGATCAGCACAGTTAAAAAAACAATGATCATTACTTCCAAGAGGCAAAAATTGATAGTCTCCAAATAGTTAACTGCCAGAAGGCAAAAGGGGTGGCTGCTCTGATTACCCTCCAAGGTGGAGTTCATCTTGAGGGCTGCAACAGCGTCTTCACTTCATGCTCCTGCTTCTCGGGGGCATAGCTGCTGTCACTGCCATGGGCTGAGTGGGGGCTGACACCAGAGGAGCCTTGATCCACTTACTCCGGGTGCTGCCCTCCTTGTGCGTTTCCTGCAGTGCAATTTCCCTTTAAATGTGACTGCTCTATACCTTCCTTGTGGCATCCACAGCCCACAGCAGTTGTATGACCAGTCCTGGTAATGGCCATAGTGGCAACTTCACTGTGTACATAGCACCAGGGATGAGGCCAACCTCGGGGACACTTTCTTCAAGTCAagtgaggggaaggggaaggggcagaagagaagggaggaaggctAGGGGCTTCAGCAGGAGTTGTAATGTGTCTCCTCTGAGCAGCtgatagaagaaaaggagagagtgtTTTACGTTTCATGCTGGTATAAGACTAACATGCTGGTATAAACACAGTCACCCCCTTATCAAATACTGCTATCTAGGACTCACTCTCTTAAACCCTTTGTAACATCCCATAAAATCAACCTTTAATGCTACAGAAAAGACATAGCAACAAAACCTTAAGACTGATACAACATGAAAAATCTAAATGAAGTAGAATACAAACAAATCTAACTCTGTCTTTAATTGATCTTTtttaggaggaagaaagaaaagggatctGATTAAGTTAATTATTATacttgaggtttaaaaaaatattttacaatgtcATTTAAAAGAACGAAACAACATAGTTTAGTCAGTTTCTTCTTTAGTTCTAAAACAGACATTCTTTTTGTCTTACTCAAAAACATCCTGACAGAATGCACTTGACTAGCTTAATTTTCAAAGCATTACCTGCAATTTCCATATGTTTCCATCCAAACAAAAGCCACAACACATCCTCAATCAGCAAGCCCTGCAAAGCTGGAATGTGCTTCAGTCTCCTTTACTGCAGAACTGAGACACTGAGGAGGGAAATactgagggggaggggaaaagggggggcgtttgaaagaggaaggaggggaaaacgCAGGCGCATATATCCTGGcatccttcagctcattttaatgCACCAGCAGAGAGGTGTTTCTTGCTTTCCAGACGGAATGGAGGGGgcgggagaggggagagggagttGATAAGAGGGAAACTGCAGCCTAAAGAGCAGCTTTCGAAGCTATGGTTTCAGCCTGTTAAGAAAAGATTCCTACAAAGGGCtttggaattctctcctttctccagatGAACCAAAGCAGAGCAATACTGAGATTGTGAGAAGGTCCTTATCATGACATTGTCTTCAGAGTCAGACCAAAAAACACCGCCAAAAGAAGCAGTATTGAAGAGAGGAAATTCCTGTTCGCTTACTGCATTTTcccagagaaaacaaaaaagcaacatgccaaaaatgaaaagcattttaaCAGTGCATGGTGACCCAAAGACCACAATTTAAGCAGCTCAAGTTCTGAGGCCAAGAATTCAACACAATGTCACTTATTCATGTTTCACTTAGTATTAACTAATAAATGTTAAGAGAGGGTCAACATAATTTGTGAGTTAAgagtaaaaaacaacaacaaaaaaaaaactcaacacaACAAAGCATTTTACCTGTTCTGAAAAATGGGAAGGACagcaaattcataaagaaaaccaCAGCGTACTTGGACTCAAACTTAGATATACTGAAGAAAATGGCAGTGTTATACATAACACCAATGCTTTCAAGCTTCTGTCATCTTGCTAAAAGTCTTACTCCAGCAAACAGGGACCTCTCAAAGCAGGGAAATGAATACACCCATATCTATCCCCAATCTGGTTGAGGAATTAGAGGAAGTTTCAGAAGGcaacttttctattttactttttgttcGAATAAGATGAACAAAATGAAACTGGTAATGATAGAAATAAATGGTTATCATTTTTAGGTCAGAAATGCCAATTTTTGATAGTTTACACTT is from Gracilinanus agilis isolate LMUSP501 chromosome 2, AgileGrace, whole genome shotgun sequence and encodes:
- the GPR21 gene encoding probable G-protein coupled receptor 21 encodes the protein MNSTLEGNQSSHPFCLLAVNYLETINFCLLEVMIIVFLTVLIISGNIIVIFVFHCAPLLNHHTTSYFIQTMAYADLLVGVSCLVPSLSLLHYPLPLEESLTCQIFGYVVSVLKSVSMASLACISIDRYIAITKPLTYNTLVTPWRLRICILVIWLYSTLVFLPSFFHWGKPGYHGDVFQWCAESWSTDPYFTFFIVMMLYAPAAFIVCFTYFNIFRICQQHTKEISERRARFSSQSGEAGEVQSCPDKRYAMVLFRITSVFYILWLPYIIYFLLESSAGFSNRTASFLTTWLAISNSFCNCVIYSLSNSVFQKGLKRLSGAVCASCVRPTTAKDPCPSKSKGLSNGCHV